In Nitrosarchaeum sp., the following proteins share a genomic window:
- a CDS encoding Lrp/AsnC family transcriptional regulator, translated as MDDLDKEILNEIQWTFPLTPKPFDDIAKKFETTPEIIKERLVNLKKIGVLRQLSAIFDTRRLGYKSSLVAMEIESDKLEYVANQINRHPGVSHNYERDHQFNLWFTLAVPPGSDLKSEVDKFSVLKGIKKVRMLPTIQLFKIGVKLDMVDEKKHDIAPTEEKKEIKNIKFVPTEEDKEFIRELQKDMDIVDRPFLIPAKKLGLTENELFDKLKYYEEIGVMRRFAAILRHREVGFTANGMIVWNVPDDKISEVGSKLGAFPQVSHCYQRPTYPDWPYSVFSMIHCKSESEAGEVAKTIQNQINVNDYKILFSTREFKKTRVEYFVENSFTLEETISAS; from the coding sequence ATGGATGATTTGGATAAGGAAATTCTTAATGAGATTCAATGGACTTTTCCACTTACACCAAAGCCTTTTGATGACATTGCAAAAAAATTTGAAACTACTCCTGAAATTATCAAAGAACGACTAGTAAATCTTAAAAAAATCGGAGTATTGCGACAGCTAAGTGCAATATTTGATACACGACGACTTGGTTACAAAAGTTCCTTGGTGGCAATGGAAATTGAATCTGATAAATTAGAATATGTGGCAAATCAAATTAATCGTCATCCTGGTGTAAGTCATAACTATGAACGAGATCATCAGTTTAATCTATGGTTTACTCTAGCAGTCCCACCTGGCTCAGATTTAAAATCTGAAGTTGACAAATTTTCTGTTTTAAAAGGAATTAAAAAAGTTAGAATGCTTCCCACAATCCAATTATTCAAAATTGGAGTAAAACTGGATATGGTTGATGAAAAAAAACATGATATTGCACCAACTGAAGAAAAAAAAGAAATTAAAAATATAAAATTTGTTCCTACTGAAGAAGACAAAGAATTCATCCGTGAATTACAAAAAGATATGGATATTGTTGATAGGCCATTTTTAATTCCTGCAAAAAAACTTGGACTCACTGAAAATGAATTATTTGATAAACTAAAGTATTATGAGGAAATAGGAGTCATGAGAAGATTTGCCGCAATTTTGCGACATAGAGAAGTTGGTTTTACAGCTAATGGCATGATTGTTTGGAATGTGCCTGATGATAAAATTTCAGAAGTTGGTTCAAAATTAGGTGCTTTCCCTCAAGTCAGTCATTGTTACCAAAGACCAACATATCCTGATTGGCCATACAGTGTATTTTCTATGATTCATTGTAAATCTGAAAGTGAAGCAGGAGAGGTTGCAAAAACCATTCAAAATCAAATCAATGTGAATGATTACAAGATATTGTTTAGCACACGTGAATTTAAAAAGACACGTGTTGAATATTTTGTTGAAAATAGTTTTACTTTAGAAGAAACAATCTCAGCATCTTAG
- a CDS encoding aldo/keto reductase produces the protein MKYKTLGRSGIKVSEIGFGAWTLGLDWWGKKIEEDEGKRMLKKAYDLGINFFETADMYGKGITEKLIGQVFKGMRNEIVISTKYGYDFANAEQIGHAELPQSFEPEFTRKALSASLERLQTDYVDVYGLHNPKLNHIRDNTTFNLFDNLIQEGKIKASQVALGPAIGWTQEGLEAMERKSVTAVQTVYNILEQTPGNELIEKADKQNVGILVRVPDASGILTGKVKAETVIPSNDHRKDRKQEWRQEALKKVEQFRPIAERNGLNITEFAIKFILSKKSIGSVLPTVVSVEEIESFAAISDGKYLNSSDMKEIDDLYNTWPTYELKATQAN, from the coding sequence TTGAAGTATAAGACATTAGGGAGAAGCGGAATCAAGGTATCTGAAATTGGATTTGGGGCATGGACATTAGGTCTTGATTGGTGGGGTAAGAAGATAGAAGAAGACGAAGGAAAACGAATGCTCAAAAAAGCATACGATTTAGGAATTAATTTCTTTGAAACAGCTGACATGTATGGTAAAGGAATAACTGAGAAATTAATCGGACAAGTTTTCAAAGGAATGAGAAATGAGATAGTAATTTCGACAAAATACGGATATGATTTTGCAAATGCAGAACAAATAGGACATGCAGAACTACCTCAAAGTTTTGAACCAGAGTTTACAAGAAAGGCACTTAGTGCATCACTTGAAAGACTACAAACAGATTATGTAGATGTTTATGGATTACATAATCCAAAATTAAATCATATTAGAGACAACACCACGTTTAATTTATTTGATAATTTAATCCAGGAAGGAAAAATAAAAGCATCACAAGTGGCACTTGGTCCAGCAATAGGATGGACACAGGAAGGACTAGAAGCTATGGAAAGAAAAAGCGTCACAGCAGTTCAAACAGTGTATAATATTTTAGAACAAACACCAGGAAATGAATTAATTGAAAAAGCAGATAAACAAAATGTTGGAATTTTAGTCAGAGTGCCTGATGCATCAGGAATTCTCACAGGTAAAGTAAAAGCAGAGACAGTAATTCCAAGCAATGATCATAGAAAAGACAGAAAACAAGAATGGAGACAAGAGGCACTAAAAAAAGTAGAACAGTTCAGACCAATTGCTGAGCGAAACGGATTAAACATAACAGAATTTGCAATTAAATTCATCTTATCAAAAAAATCAATTGGATCTGTTTTACCCACAGTTGTAAGTGTTGAAGAAATTGAATCATTTGCAGCAATATCAGATGGTAAATATCTGAATTCCTCAGATATGAAAGAGATTGATGACTTGTATAATACCTGGCCTACATACGAATTAAAAGCAACTCAAGCAAATTAG
- a CDS encoding DUF1802 family protein → MESLKEWATIVSALENGDQTVLLRKGGILDVTSGFRIESKKFLLFPTQEHQEHSHIKPQFHKYLEQVKSNPPKNGFNRITSYAEILAEIDISVEETIKKLSPFHIWSDSYINERRNWKPENPMKAMFLKVYKIPELSIPLKSEYQGCKSWININEEITKGKTVLSNIEIESKLDEFKEIVN, encoded by the coding sequence GTGGAATCTCTAAAAGAATGGGCAACTATTGTTAGTGCACTAGAAAACGGGGATCAAACAGTTCTTTTAAGAAAAGGTGGAATATTAGATGTCACATCAGGATTTAGGATTGAATCAAAAAAGTTTCTATTGTTTCCCACACAAGAACATCAAGAACACAGTCACATAAAACCACAATTTCATAAATATCTTGAACAAGTAAAATCAAACCCACCAAAAAACGGATTTAATAGAATTACATCGTATGCCGAAATATTGGCAGAAATAGACATTTCAGTAGAAGAGACAATAAAAAAATTATCTCCATTTCATATTTGGAGTGATTCCTACATCAATGAAAGAAGAAATTGGAAACCAGAGAATCCTATGAAAGCCATGTTTTTAAAAGTCTATAAGATTCCGGAATTAAGTATACCATTAAAATCTGAATACCAGGGTTGCAAATCTTGGATAAACATAAATGAAGAAATTACAAAGGGAAAAACCGTTTTGAGTAATATAGAAATTGAATCAAAACTAGATGAGTTCAAGGAGATAGTAAATTGA
- a CDS encoding chlorite dismutase family protein yields MESNNEEQYFFNFSFFKVDPKWRWMADLAKAESAKEVENVIKNSGIKFRTYSTLGLRDDADFLFWFAAKTVDEIQKVIEKLYTTVFGKYIIPAKTYLSCTRPSIYIKSGKPLGFIVDEEMKKHVIVYPFTKTREWYLLPKEERQSIMDEHIEVSRKYPQIILNTTYSFGIHDEDFMLAFEVDEIRDFQDLIMDLRETRVSKYVQKDTPMIVCVKKDIVPLIGSLG; encoded by the coding sequence ATGGAATCAAATAATGAAGAGCAGTATTTTTTTAATTTCTCGTTTTTCAAGGTAGATCCCAAATGGAGATGGATGGCAGATTTAGCTAAAGCTGAATCTGCAAAAGAAGTAGAAAATGTAATTAAAAATTCAGGAATAAAATTTAGAACATATTCAACATTAGGATTAAGAGATGATGCAGACTTTTTGTTTTGGTTTGCAGCAAAAACTGTAGATGAGATTCAAAAGGTAATAGAAAAACTATACACAACGGTTTTTGGAAAATATATCATACCAGCAAAAACGTATTTGTCTTGCACTAGACCTTCAATCTACATAAAGTCTGGAAAACCATTAGGGTTTATTGTAGATGAAGAAATGAAAAAACATGTAATAGTTTATCCATTTACAAAAACCAGAGAATGGTATCTACTACCAAAAGAAGAAAGACAATCAATAATGGATGAGCATATTGAAGTCAGTAGGAAATATCCACAGATCATACTTAATACAACATATTCTTTTGGCATTCATGATGAAGACTTCATGTTAGCATTTGAAGTGGACGAAATTAGAGATTTTCAAGATTTGATAATGGATTTGAGAGAAACAAGAGTTTCAAAATATGTACAAAAAGACACTCCAATGATCGTATGTGTTAAAAAAGACATTGTTCCTTTGATAGGAAGTCTTGGATAG
- a CDS encoding DUF167 domain-containing protein, translating into MLFKVNVEFNKEFFSIEKDQITIGIKTKPIKGKANKEIIKKIAKHFKVSTSMIQIKSGHKSSQKIIQIQD; encoded by the coding sequence TTGCTATTCAAAGTTAATGTAGAGTTTAACAAAGAATTTTTCAGTATTGAGAAAGACCAAATCACCATAGGAATAAAAACAAAACCCATCAAAGGGAAAGCTAATAAAGAAATCATAAAAAAAATTGCAAAACATTTCAAAGTTTCAACATCAATGATTCAAATAAAATCAGGACATAAGTCAAGTCAAAAAATTATACAAATACAAGATTAG
- the sufC gene encoding Fe-S cluster assembly ATPase SufC, whose product MAVLEIKDLHVTREGKEILKGVNLKTGPGEVHAIMGPNGSGKSTLAYTLLAHPKYEVTKGDILLDGESILELSADERAKKGLFLGFQYPTEVSGVGFSHFLRTAYNSLSKALQGDDREVFITVREFQKYLKDNLNKVGLKEEFLSRYLNEGFSGGEKKRAEVLQMAVLKPKISILDEPDSGLDIDAVQAVAQAISKVAGKDSTIIVITHYARILKFLDKLDYVHVFARGQVLKTGDASLADKLESEGYDWVLEQKA is encoded by the coding sequence ATGGCAGTACTTGAGATTAAAGATCTTCATGTTACTCGTGAGGGTAAAGAAATTCTCAAAGGAGTAAATCTGAAAACAGGTCCAGGAGAAGTACATGCAATCATGGGACCAAACGGTTCTGGAAAAAGTACTTTAGCATATACATTACTTGCACATCCAAAATACGAAGTTACTAAAGGAGATATTTTGTTAGATGGTGAAAGCATTTTAGAATTATCAGCTGATGAGCGTGCAAAAAAAGGATTATTCTTAGGATTTCAATATCCTACCGAAGTTTCAGGTGTTGGTTTTTCACATTTTCTTAGAACAGCTTACAATTCACTAAGTAAAGCACTTCAAGGTGACGATAGAGAAGTATTCATCACAGTAAGAGAATTTCAGAAATACCTCAAAGATAATTTAAACAAGGTTGGATTAAAAGAAGAGTTTCTTTCAAGATATCTAAATGAGGGATTTTCAGGAGGAGAAAAGAAACGTGCCGAAGTATTGCAGATGGCAGTTTTAAAACCAAAGATTTCAATTTTAGATGAACCAGATTCTGGGTTAGACATCGATGCAGTTCAAGCAGTTGCACAAGCAATTAGCAAGGTTGCTGGAAAAGATTCTACAATAATTGTAATTACACATTATGCAAGAATTTTGAAATTTTTAGATAAACTAGATTATGTCCACGTATTTGCAAGAGGTCAAGTTTTAAAGACTGGTGACGCATCCCTTGCAGACAAATTAGAAAGCGAAGGATATGATTGGGTTTTAGAACAAAAAGCATAA
- a CDS encoding TFIIB-type zinc ribbon-containing protein, protein MNILQTQSCPECKSSLVDDIQNGEIICSGCGVVVADQMVDYGPETKSSNLEDKMKLARATGQTTYSQHDLGITTEISISTKDFSGKTINHQVANQMHNLRKWQQRVRVSSPRERRLANVLSKMGETCDGLNLSKNVLETASMIYRNLDGHVEVKGKSVSSITAATIYMACKQCDVVRSLEEICRGICAPKDVKSKTKLAAKYYRTMVMEMGQISAPVVTMNKYISKIANMTQTEVRVERLALEIAEKTKDSNIADGKAPNGIAAAYLYVASVLLGQNVLQRDVSSIAGVTEVTIRNRCKEILTCYKLKITLRPSLAKF, encoded by the coding sequence ATGAACATATTACAAACCCAAAGCTGTCCTGAATGTAAATCATCATTAGTAGATGACATTCAGAATGGTGAAATAATCTGCTCTGGTTGCGGCGTAGTTGTTGCAGATCAGATGGTAGATTATGGTCCAGAAACAAAGAGCTCAAATCTCGAAGACAAGATGAAGCTAGCAAGAGCAACAGGACAAACAACTTATTCTCAACATGATTTGGGAATAACAACTGAGATATCAATTAGCACAAAGGACTTTAGTGGAAAAACAATCAACCATCAAGTTGCTAATCAAATGCACAATCTCAGAAAATGGCAACAAAGGGTACGCGTTTCTTCACCAAGAGAAAGAAGGTTAGCAAATGTTTTATCAAAAATGGGTGAGACATGTGATGGTCTAAATCTTTCAAAAAATGTCTTGGAAACAGCTTCTATGATTTACAGAAACTTGGATGGACATGTAGAAGTAAAAGGAAAATCTGTATCAAGCATTACAGCTGCTACAATCTACATGGCATGTAAACAATGCGACGTTGTAAGATCATTAGAAGAAATTTGTAGAGGAATATGTGCACCAAAAGATGTCAAGTCAAAAACAAAACTTGCAGCAAAATACTATAGAACCATGGTAATGGAAATGGGTCAAATAAGCGCCCCAGTTGTTACTATGAACAAATACATCTCAAAGATTGCAAACATGACACAAACTGAAGTTAGAGTTGAAAGACTAGCCTTAGAAATAGCAGAAAAAACTAAAGACAGTAATATTGCAGACGGAAAAGCACCAAATGGAATTGCAGCCGCATATCTGTATGTAGCCTCAGTTTTGTTAGGACAAAATGTCCTTCAAAGAGACGTCTCAAGTATTGCAGGTGTCACAGAAGTAACAATCAGAAACAGATGTAAAGAGATTCTAACATGTTATAAACTCAAAATTACTTTGAGACCATCTCTGGCCAAATTTTAA
- a CDS encoding Gar1/Naf1 family protein gives MQEVGEIMHLAGSGRVIIQLTEKLDEGVILCDETGTKVAKIMELIGPIKRPFASATPLTNNIKKYIGKSVFAFEHSPANTQKFRRRRK, from the coding sequence TTGCAGGAGGTAGGTGAAATAATGCACTTAGCCGGTAGCGGCAGAGTGATCATTCAGCTAACTGAAAAGTTAGATGAAGGAGTAATACTCTGTGACGAGACAGGAACTAAAGTAGCAAAAATAATGGAACTAATCGGTCCAATAAAAAGACCGTTTGCGTCAGCAACTCCATTAACAAATAACATCAAAAAATACATTGGCAAAAGCGTTTTTGCATTTGAACATTCTCCTGCAAACACACAAAAATTTAGGAGAAGAAGAAAATGA
- a CDS encoding signal recognition particle subunit SRP19/SEC65 family protein: MKDYEHVVIWLDYFNKTLPRDKGRKLEKEKCVFDPSLKELTEAAQAAGFEITETDEKVRFPRRPYVRSGYIILPKGTSKTNILNKISEKLVSKRAKQTK; this comes from the coding sequence ATGAAAGATTACGAACATGTCGTAATCTGGCTAGATTATTTTAACAAGACATTACCAAGAGATAAAGGAAGGAAATTAGAAAAAGAGAAATGTGTTTTTGATCCTTCACTAAAAGAATTAACAGAAGCTGCACAAGCAGCAGGATTTGAAATCACAGAGACTGATGAAAAAGTAAGATTTCCAAGAAGACCATATGTCAGGTCGGGCTACATAATTTTACCAAAAGGAACTAGTAAGACAAATATTCTTAACAAGATTTCAGAAAAATTAGTTTCAAAAAGAGCCAAGCAAACAAAATAA
- a CDS encoding 30S ribosomal protein S8e: protein MRKSVENLATSKITGGRRKPARIRRKYEIDRYPNESVTGAQITITRRVRGNNKKTALKTIDFVNLATGDSKVKKIKILKVLENATNNDYQRRGIITKGAILETDAGKCRVVSKPGQTGIVNAVLIK, encoded by the coding sequence GTGCGAAAATCAGTAGAAAATCTTGCAACCAGTAAAATAACTGGAGGTAGAAGAAAGCCAGCAAGGATTAGAAGAAAATACGAAATCGATAGATATCCAAATGAATCAGTCACAGGTGCACAAATAACAATTACCAGAAGAGTAAGAGGAAATAATAAAAAAACAGCTTTGAAAACAATTGATTTTGTAAACTTAGCAACAGGAGATTCCAAAGTTAAGAAAATTAAAATTCTCAAAGTATTAGAAAATGCTACAAACAATGATTATCAAAGAAGAGGCATCATTACAAAAGGTGCGATATTAGAAACAGATGCAGGAAAATGCAGAGTAGTTTCTAAACCAGGACAAACAGGAATAGTTAACGCAGTTTTAATAAAGTGA
- the scpB gene encoding SMC-Scp complex subunit ScpB has product MTKNNSNDEAIAKIEAALYSAGRPLKIEDLIRASGTESRTKTYEILNELMKKTKSAFKALEIVTLPDGSYVFQLKPEYSSTIKRYASKPILPNATLKTLSYIAYMQPISSKQLVETRGSGVYEHLKELRQLDFITHQNVGRLKIYNTTEKFQKYFGIQGDVENLKQRLFSKVRKTAKMSETNSSPEIITKLN; this is encoded by the coding sequence TTGACAAAAAACAATTCAAATGATGAAGCAATAGCTAAAATTGAAGCAGCCCTTTATTCTGCAGGAAGACCCTTAAAAATAGAGGATCTGATCAGAGCTTCAGGCACAGAGTCACGAACAAAAACATACGAAATTCTCAACGAGTTAATGAAAAAGACAAAATCAGCATTTAAGGCATTGGAGATAGTTACACTACCTGACGGTTCATATGTATTTCAATTAAAACCAGAATACAGTTCAACAATCAAAAGATATGCATCAAAACCCATTCTTCCAAATGCAACCCTAAAGACATTATCATATATTGCATATATGCAACCAATTTCATCAAAACAACTTGTTGAAACTAGAGGTTCTGGAGTATACGAACATCTTAAAGAATTAAGGCAGTTAGACTTTATCACTCATCAAAATGTAGGTAGATTAAAAATTTACAATACAACAGAAAAATTCCAAAAATATTTTGGCATACAAGGAGATGTAGAAAATCTCAAACAAAGACTGTTTTCCAAAGTTAGAAAAACAGCAAAGATGTCAGAAACAAACTCCTCACCTGAAATAATCACAAAACTAAACTAA
- a CDS encoding chromosome segregation protein ScpA, which produces MNEEQTPDGISQAPVNILFNPSSVAKKDVWDIDLIQILDLLIKILEKSGKKDLRVAGMAALSSSLIYRMKVESIFALQRAAMEKKPIRQRTDVDIELIDIPYRHESTYPVSLDDLLGLLQNLIGTIANPQSRRNKLNIEPIEAPDFQEYFISLENIIGKYEDLIIKKITDLGHGMLQDIIKDLDGVDSIRCFFAILFLARDEKIDLEQIEDDIKIILIKEKLTN; this is translated from the coding sequence GTGAATGAAGAACAGACTCCTGATGGCATTTCACAAGCACCTGTAAATATTTTGTTTAATCCGTCATCTGTTGCTAAAAAAGATGTGTGGGATATTGATCTTATTCAAATTCTTGATTTATTAATTAAAATTCTTGAAAAAAGTGGGAAAAAAGATCTTAGAGTTGCAGGAATGGCCGCATTATCATCTTCTTTGATTTATAGAATGAAGGTAGAAAGTATTTTTGCATTACAACGTGCTGCAATGGAGAAAAAACCAATTAGACAAAGAACCGATGTAGACATAGAGTTAATCGATATACCATATAGACACGAATCAACCTATCCTGTTTCATTAGATGATTTGTTAGGATTACTACAAAATTTGATTGGTACAATAGCCAATCCACAATCCAGAAGAAATAAGCTGAATATAGAACCAATAGAAGCTCCAGATTTTCAGGAGTATTTTATTTCTCTTGAAAACATTATTGGAAAATACGAAGATTTGATTATTAAAAAAATTACAGATTTAGGACACGGTATGCTTCAGGACATAATAAAAGATCTTGATGGAGTTGATTCAATTAGATGTTTTTTTGCAATTCTATTTTTGGCAAGAGATGAAAAAATAGACTTGGAACAAATAGAAGACGACATCAAAATCATTCTGATAAAGGAGAAGTTAACAAACTGA
- a CDS encoding alcohol dehydrogenase, which yields MKSARITGPNEPLVLVETETPHPKDNQVLVKVKAVGVCHSDLHLWEGGYDLGDGKFMKVTDRGVKYPVTPGHEIVGTVEESGNNVKGYSKGDEVLVYPWIGCGVCPACKVENENLCDAPKSLGVFQDGGYSQYSLVPHFKYLAKLNGVDPESATSLACSGLTAYNAIKKSNQNSPEFLVIIGAGGLGLMGVQIAHSITKSKIICVDLDDQKLEIAKKMGADFVFNSKDPDTTQKIISTCNGKGADSVVDFVNAPPTAKMGLAVLRKRGNLVLVGLFGGSMELSLVTIPLKSIVIQGAYTGNYTDMVELLDLARKGTINPMISKRYSLDAANTALEDLKARKIVGRAVINP from the coding sequence ATGAAATCTGCTAGGATTACTGGTCCTAATGAGCCTTTAGTGCTTGTTGAAACAGAAACTCCTCATCCTAAAGATAATCAAGTTCTAGTCAAAGTTAAAGCCGTAGGCGTATGTCATAGTGATCTGCACCTTTGGGAGGGTGGATATGATTTAGGTGATGGTAAATTTATGAAAGTGACTGATAGGGGAGTGAAATATCCTGTAACTCCTGGACATGAAATTGTTGGAACTGTGGAAGAATCAGGTAATAATGTAAAGGGTTATTCAAAAGGTGATGAAGTTTTAGTTTATCCTTGGATCGGATGTGGTGTATGCCCTGCTTGTAAAGTAGAAAATGAAAATTTATGTGATGCGCCAAAATCTCTTGGTGTTTTTCAAGATGGTGGATATTCTCAATACTCGCTTGTTCCTCATTTCAAATATTTGGCAAAACTAAATGGTGTGGATCCAGAATCTGCAACTTCACTTGCATGTTCCGGTTTAACAGCTTACAATGCAATTAAAAAATCAAATCAAAATTCCCCTGAGTTTTTGGTAATAATTGGTGCAGGTGGATTGGGTTTGATGGGAGTACAAATTGCACACTCTATTACAAAATCTAAAATTATTTGTGTAGATTTAGATGATCAAAAATTAGAAATAGCAAAAAAAATGGGTGCTGATTTTGTTTTCAATTCCAAAGATCCTGATACTACTCAAAAAATAATTTCAACTTGTAATGGAAAAGGTGCTGACAGTGTTGTTGATTTTGTAAATGCTCCTCCCACTGCAAAAATGGGATTAGCAGTTCTAAGAAAGAGAGGGAATCTTGTTTTAGTTGGTTTGTTTGGGGGATCTATGGAGCTGTCTCTGGTTACAATTCCTTTAAAATCTATTGTAATTCAAGGAGCCTACACTGGAAATTATACTGATATGGTTGAACTGTTAGATTTAGCTCGAAAAGGAACAATTAATCCAATGATTTCGAAGAGATATTCTCTTGATGCTGCAAACACTGCTTTAGAGGATCTTAAAGCACGTAAGATTGTCGGACGTGCAGTGATTAATCCTTGA
- a CDS encoding response regulator, which translates to MTSKVNYEVALTHLKNKQFITAHNLFLNQAESMKKTEYLKSAFLYMLAAECKTRQSKESKEEIEKACNLFLEYSKNKTSKNIQGALLCAAKCLLILGEYDKAKISYQKAKSMISSTIEVFRPVVIIDDSKAVSMKLKNYVEKLGYGEILLYENGKDGIKGCQKLFSTNKNPIVLLDMGLPDLEGDVVATKLLKENLDLQIIVITADEKTTQRVNKTISSGVSAFIQKPFTLDEIQKAISIAESEYSLLQQ; encoded by the coding sequence ATGACTTCCAAGGTAAATTATGAAGTGGCATTAACTCATTTGAAAAATAAACAATTCATCACCGCTCATAATTTATTTCTAAATCAAGCTGAATCTATGAAAAAAACTGAATATCTAAAGTCTGCTTTCTTGTACATGTTAGCTGCAGAATGTAAAACTAGGCAAAGTAAAGAATCCAAAGAAGAAATTGAAAAAGCTTGTAACTTATTTTTAGAATACTCGAAAAATAAAACGTCAAAAAATATTCAAGGCGCATTGTTATGTGCTGCAAAATGCCTGTTAATTCTTGGTGAATATGATAAAGCAAAAATTTCATATCAAAAAGCAAAATCGATGATTTCTTCAACCATTGAAGTTTTTAGACCTGTTGTAATTATTGACGATAGTAAAGCTGTATCGATGAAACTAAAAAATTATGTAGAAAAATTAGGATATGGTGAAATTTTACTTTATGAAAATGGAAAAGATGGAATAAAAGGTTGTCAAAAACTATTTTCTACAAATAAAAATCCAATCGTGCTTTTAGATATGGGACTTCCTGATTTAGAAGGAGACGTGGTTGCTACAAAGTTATTAAAAGAAAATCTTGATCTACAAATTATTGTAATTACAGCGGATGAAAAAACTACTCAGCGAGTAAATAAGACAATTAGTTCTGGGGTATCTGCATTTATTCAAAAACCATTCACTCTTGATGAAATACAAAAAGCAATTAGTATTGCTGAATCTGAATATTCCTTATTACAACAATAA
- a CDS encoding AsnC family transcriptional regulator: MSDDVWSDLDKVDQKIIEILNNNARTPSKEIASELKKSGHDVSDRTIRKRIERLEKSGIIKGYKAVLTDVSGINEYQTILMKLKPSKSLDSIKDSIKEFITKLDNYLLIANMDGEWNMLVIIQVDSGKSNTAQKIVEKFSDELIDYRINVVDIKDVNILNMSLLLL; the protein is encoded by the coding sequence ATGAGTGATGACGTGTGGTCAGATTTAGATAAAGTAGACCAAAAAATCATTGAAATTCTTAACAACAATGCAAGAACACCATCTAAAGAAATTGCATCAGAATTAAAAAAATCGGGTCATGATGTATCAGATAGAACAATTAGAAAGAGAATAGAAAGATTAGAAAAAAGCGGGATCATCAAAGGATACAAAGCTGTACTAACAGACGTATCTGGAATTAATGAATATCAAACCATCTTAATGAAATTAAAACCATCAAAATCACTAGACTCGATTAAAGATTCAATTAAAGAATTCATTACAAAATTAGATAATTATCTTCTTATTGCAAACATGGATGGAGAGTGGAATATGTTAGTAATTATACAAGTTGATTCTGGAAAGTCAAATACGGCACAGAAAATTGTTGAGAAGTTTTCTGACGAATTAATAGATTACAGAATAAACGTAGTAGATATCAAAGATGTGAATATTTTAAACATGTCATTATTATTGTTGTAA
- a CDS encoding YkgJ family cysteine cluster protein, whose translation MEFSCIKDCSQCCIEREYYPNKKFGKIGVLILPEEKERIEGLAKINGLEISILPRIGISENGESSPTKILAYQLMGIEPNGNTCPFLDTKTSDRSPHGGFPCKIYNKRPLACMTYPLIESDPITLDQKCKFCKEHGTADKNLNSEIESLLKIKTKMITDAPLIWRYATGIGEESDTSKIKTGWILEE comes from the coding sequence ATGGAATTTAGTTGTATTAAGGACTGTTCTCAGTGTTGTATCGAAAGAGAATATTATCCCAATAAAAAATTTGGAAAGATTGGAGTGTTAATACTACCTGAAGAAAAAGAAAGGATAGAAGGTCTTGCAAAAATAAATGGATTAGAAATATCAATTTTACCAAGAATAGGAATATCAGAAAATGGAGAATCTAGTCCAACAAAGATATTAGCATATCAATTAATGGGAATAGAACCAAATGGGAACACATGCCCATTTTTAGATACTAAAACATCAGATAGATCACCTCATGGTGGATTTCCATGCAAAATATACAATAAACGACCTCTTGCATGTATGACTTATCCATTAATAGAATCAGATCCAATAACACTAGATCAAAAATGTAAATTTTGCAAAGAACATGGTACCGCAGATAAAAATTTGAATTCAGAAATAGAATCATTATTAAAAATCAAAACAAAAATGATAACAGACGCGCCTCTCATATGGAGATATGCTACTGGGATCGGAGAAGAATCAGATACAAGTAAAATAAAAACAGGCTGGATTCTAGAAGAATAG